In Panicum virgatum strain AP13 chromosome 4N, P.virgatum_v5, whole genome shotgun sequence, a single window of DNA contains:
- the LOC120670881 gene encoding anthocyanin 5-aromatic acyltransferase-like: MAPQALHPVTVLEKCHVSPSPAPAAGQPRALPLTFFDLVFWGFPPVQRLIFYDNADLLSVSDFTLGELPRFKKSLAAALHHFYPLAGKLTCELAEGVAPEVVFSDGDSVPLTVAVSGDDFEDLAGDHARDTTRLHPLLPALRTLGGSRSQDVFAVQITVFPRAGICIGTTLHHAVADGSSYAHFLRTWAEFHRLGPECRKQVLEMDVPPLFDRSVVRDDAGLREAFLSDHRALAAAVDRRLDGWDLSLRPGVVLATFRFTDKQLRALGGHVESETSARCSPYALACGAAWAGIVHARRGGSGRNVDGEAASRAHFGFVTGCKPRASPPIPANYFGNCLGICRVEAGERGLAAAAAAAAIWRVIEGLAEEGQAFRDARGWVRSVREYASARAVTVAGSPKLRMYAAADFGGAWGRPKKVEIASVERTGALALAESGRDGDGGGIEVGLALPRAEMEAFRTFYLDLFASLSAS, encoded by the coding sequence ATGGCGCCTCAAGCACTTCACCCCGTGACCGTCCTGGAGAAGTGCCAcgtctcgccgtcgccggcgccggcggcggggcagccaCGCGCGCTGCCGCTCACGTTCTTCGACCTCGTTTTCTGGGGCTTCCCGCCCGTGCAACGTCTGATCTTCTACGACAACGCCGACCTCCTCAGCGTCTCCGACTTCACGCTCGGCGAGCTGCCACGGTTCAAGaagtccctcgccgccgcgctgcacCACTTCTACCCGTTGGCCGGGAAGCTGACGTGCGAATTGGCCGAGGGCGTGGCGCCGGAGGTCGTGTTCTCGGACGGCGACTCTGTCCCGCTCACCGTGGCCGTCAGCGGCGACGACTTTGaagacctcgccggcgaccacgcGCGCGACACCACGAGGCTCCATCCGCTGCTACCCGCGCTGCGGACACTCGGTGGCTCCCGGTCGCAGGACGTCTTCGCCGTCCAGATCACCGTGTTCCCTCGCGCCGGCATTTGCATCGGCACGACGCTGCACCACGCCGTGGCCGACGGCTCCAGCTACGCGCACTTCCTCAGGACGTGGGCTGAGTTCCACCGCCTCGGCCCCGAGTGCAGGAAGCAGGTGCTGGAGATGGACGTGCCCCCGCTGTTCGACCGCAGCGTCGTGCGCGACGACGCCGGGCTCCGGGAGGCGTTTCTGAGCGACCACCGAGCTCTTGCAGCAGCCGTCGACAGGCGCCTCGACGGCTGGGACCTGAGCCTTCGTCCTGGCGTAGTGCTTGCGACGTTCCGGTTCACGGACAAGCAACTCCGTGCGCTCGGGGGGCACGTCGAGTCCGAGACGTCGGCGCGGTGCTCGCCCTACGCGCTGGCGTGCGGCGCCGCGTGGGCGGGTATCGTgcacgcgcgccgcggcggcagcggccggaaCGTGGACGGGGAGGCCGCGTCCCGCGCGCACTTCGGGTTCGTGACCGGGTGCAAGCCCCGCGCGAGCCCGCCGATACCGGCGAACTACTTCGGCAACTGCCTGGGTATCTGCCGCGTTGAGGCCGGAGAGCGcggcctcgccgcggcggccgcggcggcggccatatGGCGTGTGATCGAGGGGCTCGCGGAGGAAGGGCAGGCGTTCCGGGACGCGCGCGGGTGGGTGCGCTCCGTGCGGGAGTACGCGTCGGCGCGGGCAGTGACCGTGGCCGGGTCGCCGAAGCTGCGGATGTACGCGGCGGCGGATTTTGGCGGGGCGTGGGGGCGGCCGAAGAAGGTGGAGATCGCGTCGGTGGAACGGACGGGCGCGCtggcgctggcggagagcggccgcgacggggacggcggcggcatcgaGGTCGGGTTGGCGCTGCCGCGCGCGGAGATGGAGGCGTTCCGCACGTTTTACCTCGACCTGTTCGCCAGCCTCTCTGCTAGCTAG